GGTTTGTGGGAGCCGCATTTGGATATGATCAACGGCACGATTGCCGTGCTTTATGCGGACGACAGTCCGGCAGCGGTCGGAACGACCGGCCTGCAAAATTTGTATATGAAGACCTGGAACGGAAGCGGCTGGGGCAGCCGGATCACGGTCAGTGACGGAGTTGCCGCCGGCTCCCGCGACGGCATGCCGGTCATCACGCAAATGAACGACGGGCGGTATATAACCGTTTTCGAATCCTCGGACGTTGCCGGCCACCCTTTTGTCATCAAATATAAAATTTCGCCGGACGGCTTCAATTGGTCGGTTCCCCGTCAAACGATGTACGTGCCCAGCGGCAATGGCAAAAAAGCGGGCGCTCCGTTCGTCGTTAAGCTCGCCGACGGTCGTCTTATGGCTGCATTCCAAACAGATGAAAGCAGCGCCAACACGGGGGATCCTTACTCATCGATGTTTACGATGATCAGCTCCGATAACGGCGCGTCATGGCAGTACAAAACCAACGTGTTTCCGGTATCCGATACGAAATCCTCCAACTGGAATGCGCTAATGGCCGTTGATTCCACTCGTGTTGCTGCCGTCACCAGCGCAACTTATCCTTCAAACGGCATCTATCTGCGCTTCGGGCATACCGTGACACCGCCGCAAACCAATCTGGTTAACAATCCCGGCTTTGAAACAGCCAATGTGGCGGGCTGGACTACGTACGGCGATGATTATCCGAATCGGATTCTTATTCATGGAGCCAATGACGGCGTTGGACTTCCCGCTGCCGAAGGCTCATACTTTGTCGGTCTCGCAGGCACAAGCGGACCTTCGACCGCATATGTCGGACAGACGATTAGCGGTCTCGATAACGGCACGTATACGATGCGAGCACGCATGCGCAGCAGCGGGGGCCAGAACAGCTGTGTCATGGAAGTGAAGGAGTATGGAGGCAGCATGCTTCAAACCGGGTGTCCGGTGACGACGGCGTGGACGCCTGTCACGATATCCAATATTCAAGTGACGAGCGGAAAGGCAACGATCGGATTTTACGTATCCAATTCGTCCTCTTCCCAATGGGCGGATATCGATCAGGTCGAGTTCTTCCGAAACTGACAGGAATATAACTTCCGGCTAAAATCAATCGTCTAAATGAACTGAATCCATTCAACGATGGAAGCAGTTAAGGATGCATTAAAGTTGGTTTTATTTTAGTTCCAGGGTCGTCCATAAGTCATCATAGATGACATAGGACGGCCCCTTCTCATTTTAGTCAGCAAATAAATCTGCTTCATGCCCTATGTCAATATTCGTTGTATGAATGATCATCCCTTGATCTCGCCGGCTTACATCTCTCCATACATGGCTTCCGACACAAGAAACGCTGTACCGTCGTATTCGTACCGCAGCCGGACCGCGACCGGGAATTCGCCAGGCGAAACCTGTATCGGCACCGATGCATATAAGATGCCTCCCTCAACGTAATACCTAACCATGTTGCCAAGCGCGGGCTGATCCAGCCAATATCCCGCGTCTTCCTCCATATATTCAAATGTGCGAGTTACCCCGTCCAGCGTGAATTGAAAGATCCGTTTTCCCGCTTCTGCTGTCGCACTATAGCTAAGTCTGGATTTTACCGCAAGCACCGGATCGGCTGACATCACTTGTCTAAAATTTTCTGTCAGAAGTTTCAACTCCGATTCTCTAATGCTGGTACCGTAACCGGTTGTCAAAATGATTGCAAGGACATCCTCCTTGTTGTTTTTTGCAGGCAGCAACGCAACGTCCGGATAGTAGGTTTCGTTGCTCACATTCTTCCAATCATGAAAGGTGTGTTCCATGTCGCCATACTGAACGTGGATGGAGCGGATCATCCCTTCTTTTTGAACCAGAGTTCCTGTAATCTTCAGGCCAATCTCCGCATCCTCCTTTAATATCACGGTATTCCCCTGTTCGTCTCCAGCCTTGATTTCATTCATAGGCGCTCCCGTTTCGTCTATGTCTATTTGCTCAATAAGCGAGATTTTGTGCGAATCGTTACGGATGGTAACGTCTATCGTTTCCTCATACGTCATCGGAATCGAATCCCGCAGCAGCAGACGAAGTTGATATACAGTTTGTGCTTCTTCTGCGTTTATCTCCTTTACGTGCACTTCATACACCCAAGGGCTGGACACATCATAGCGGTCAAGCGGCCATTTCACCTCGGAATGCTCCCATATGTCAGGCGATGGGCCTCCCCAGATGCCCAGCTCTCGCTGTAAGAGTGCTGCGGCCAGTGTCACAATCGTACGGTCGTTAGCCTGTTTGACTTCATTTTTCGCAAGGTTCCACCAATCGAAGTCGCCTCCACCCCCAAGTAAGAAGCTGGATTCAAACGTTCCTCCCCCCTGTGTAACTAGATTACCTGGACTTGGAGCTACCGGTTGGGGAATAGATGGGGCCTGGTTTCCGAACCAGACCCCAACGCCGAGCACAAGCAGCAAAGCGGGAACGATAACCACAGCGGCTCGGCTCCATCCAAAGCGGGATCGATTTTTTTCAACAACTTTAAGCCGTTTCTCCACAGCCTCCATCATGTCAGCCCCAAAGCGCCGATTCTTAAAAGGGGGTCTGGCCAGTCTCCGGTTCCAATCCGGCTTCCATTCATTCATCGTCGTTCGCTCCTTCCGAATCTGGCTGCAACCTTCTTTTTGGCTCTGTAAATTCTAGACTTTACCGTCCCTGGCAAAAGACCGGTAATGCCGGATATTTCCTCTATGGATAGCTGATGATGCACACTCAACACGAGGGGGTCTCGAAATTTACCGGGCAGCTTTAGAACCTCCTGCCACAGCTCATCCGCTTCCTCCTGTTTCAAATACTCCGACTCGGCAGATGGCGAAGACGTCGTCTCGTTCAGTCCATCACCCGGCGAATGATCGCCGATCAGCACCACTCTGCGCAAAAACGCTCGTCTCAGATAAGAAAGCGCTGTGTTTCTAGTAATTTTAAGCAGCCAGGTTTTGACGGAAGCCTCCCCGCGAAAGAAAGCAACCTTTTGATAAACTTTAATAAACACATCCTGCGCGACATCGTCTGCTGTATATGTATTTCTGGTGATCACGTAAGCATAATTCCAGACATCCTCACTGTAGGATTCCATCAGCATCCGTATGTCCGATATATTCAGTTCCGCAGAACGCTGCATCTGCATCTCCCTCAAGCTGTTCGCCCCCTTACCAAAACAGACTCCTTAAGGTCGATGAAAGTTCCCGAATTCCAATGAATATTATCCGGCGTTTCATAATGAATGACTGTCACCTTAACCGATTACTTCATGATCCAAAAAAGACACCTGTTTAGGTGTCCCTCTGTTTATTTTGCTCAAGCTAGTCAGACCTGCTTATCTGCAGCGATCAATAAGAAAATGGGGCGCCTTAATGCGTCATGCCATTCCGGATCCTCAATCTGCTCGCGTTCTGGTTTAAGTTCAGACATTTCCCTAAACTGGAATCCGGTTTTCACTAACGCATTTATCTGTGTGGCTATATTCCGATGGTACTTGGTAACATTATGATCAAGAAATCTAGATTGACGTCCTCCTTCCTCATGGTAGTGATCCAAAGGCCAATGCAGCTTCTTCCCGTCCGGGCTATAATACCAATCTTGTTCGGCCACAGCAGTAAACACTGGGTGTTCAACTGAAAAGACGAACGAACCTCCAACCGTTAGACTCTGATATACCTTTTTACAGATATCCTCGAAATCACGAATGTAATGAAGTGCAAGCGAACTAATCACGACATCAAACTCGTTAGCAGGGTAGTCATAGTCCTCTATTGCGGACTGCACATATTCTATATTCGTGTCATCGGTCATCAATCTTGCCCTCTCCAGCATGTTCCTTGAGATATCCACCCCGACCACAGACCTCGCATGCTGCTCTCTTACGTACCTGCAGTGCCACCCGAATCCGCAGCCGAGATCAAGCACCTTTTTATCACTAAGATCCGGAAACATCGATCGAAAGGCACGCCATTCTCCTGCACCTTCTAATCCTTTGATGGAACGGGGGAGTTGATTGTAATTTTCAAAAAATCCCTGATCGTCATACTTGTTTTGCTTCAACTTAAATCTCCCCTTCACGTTTTTGTAATTCCACCCCATTATATTGAGCCTATTTACATTTCTCAACGCCAGACTTGTTTCTGCTTTAAACGTGATCTTGGATCAATCATTCTAACTCAAACCGTTTATTCCATATCTTCATTCAGACGCAAGGTGAACACAAGTGCCCACTCCGTTTTTCTTAACGAATCCGTTGTAAGGTCCGCTGTATGTATTTCATTAGAACTTGTAGCATGCATGCCAAATACATGTACCGGCTGATCGATCGTAAACGAACGTGGGCGCGTATCCTGAATCAATCCTTGTGCCATCAACGTTTTGTCCCAAGGAATGGTAAAGGTAGTCAGGCTTGATCCCGAATGGGAATTGGTGTTGACTTTAATCTTTCTGAACTCCTCGAGACCTTCTTTGGATTCCGTGTCCACGGATATGATTAGTTCTACTTCGTTGCTGTCCTTTTGCTCGTCCGAACTGTAAAACAAATCTCCGATCGACCCTGCCGAATCTACCTTCTGCCCGTTCTTCCAAATATCAATATCCAAGCTGACATTAGGTTTATTTCCCTCATACTTTAATGTAAATGCACCCGTCATCGGACCGAGGAATAACTTAAACTTTGCTGCGTCCCCTTGGAACAAATCCACGGGTGTCAATTGGATCTCGGCAGCTGCCGAATTGTTCTCAGGTGAGATCTGCTCTTTGGTTCCTGCAAAGCACCCCGTTAGAATCATGAAGACAATCAAAATACACGCTTTAAATCTCAATGCACTACCTCCTTTAATCTATGCTATCGACGGTGCTACACTTGAATATCGCAGCCATCAAAAGGCAAACCTCTTTCAATCAGCTTAACAGCGTAGTCTATTGCATTCCGTTGGTCCTCTGTAAAGCTGCTCTCATCACCATTCCATTCACTTAACCACCAGAAGTAAGAACAAATATTTCTATACTCCATAAACAAGGGGATTGTTCGTTTCCAGTATTCGGAGAGCTGGTGTTCCTTCTCGTAACCCATGAGGAATTCATGCAAGAACTGTTGGGCAAACCTGCTTTTGGTGACACGATCTTCTGCATGCACTCCCCACCAAACGGCATGAGTGGCTGCTATTGCAATGTCTAACGAAAACCAGCCATAGATACTATCGTCAAAGTCAAAGACCGTTATTTCACTGTTGTTGATAAAAAAATTATACGGATGAAAGTCATGATGTATCAGTCCAAACGAATCGCTCCCCCTCGGCAGTGAATCAATCGTACTTTCCATGGAAATCAATTTTTCAAGAAGCATATAGAAACGGCCTCGCTGCAGATGAGGATTATTCATACTTCTTCTACTCCAGGTGTCTCTCTTCCCAAGGATGTCAGGTGGTTCATATGATGTCGACAGTCTATGCATCCTTCCCATGGTTTCTCCCCAATTCCTGAATATCTTCGGGCCCCATAACTGCTCATTGTGTTTATCAAAAAAACGACCTGCTGCCTCGTGAAAAGCAGTTGCGATATACCACTTATCTTCATCATAGAACACGGCCATTGATTCATGATTACATGTATGAATGGGTAATGAAGCACGTACACCGTTCTTTACTAAGTAATAAAGCCAATCCATCTCCGCCCTGATCTTCGGTGCATACTCGTGTGATTTCTGAGATAACCGCAAGATATAGGATTGATCACCCTTAGTAAAACGATATACTTCATTGGTCGAGTTACTCAGGAAGATTAACGTCCCTATATTAAATTCAAAAGATTCCGCGGCTTGAAGCAATATCTTCGAGCTTGCCATTCATAATGCCTCCATTCTTATTAAGATCCTTATGATTTCGGAAGATACCCTTCGCGAACGCATGCAAACAGCCGTATAAGTTCGATTCGTTTGGTGCATTGTAGTAATGCAGAGATTACAAAGTTATCACAACATGGAGGGATCGTTTTGGCGAAGAGCAAACAGCATCAAGAAGCGCACGGGATTGGACAAGTAGAACAACAGCTGAATAATCAAATGGAGGCTGCCGAAGACATTCAAGGACAATCGAAACTGGATCAAGACATAAAAAAAGCCTCTCAACGCCGGGTTGATCCATTGAAAGACCCTTCAAAATAAGGAGCTATGTCATGAACAAACAAAGAGCGATTGAAATTTCGAAATCGGCCATTATGAAAAATGTAACTTATCAGGATACCCCTATCTTTATCCAGCATGTCAATGAGGATGAAACTGCCCGCGTCTATCCGATCGGAAACTCGGAGCAGGAAATGACCGTCCCTTTATCCAGTCTCACCGAGCATCCATAAGTATAGAAGACATTCACCCTAATATAATCAAACCCGAAATAACAAAATCCCATCCAGACTCGTCGGTGGGATTTTGTTATGATTCTAGTAGCACACAAGCTATTCCTTTATTTCAACGATGCCGGTACCTTTACTCCGAGGAGCTTCCCCTCTGCTTGGATGATGATCATACCGTTCGTCTTTAGGGTCGACTCGTGTAAATCTGATCCAGTCGTTACTTTAAAGACTGGCCGGGATGTCATCAAGTTGATGCCGAGTAGTGTACCGTTACGCTGTGCCCGGTATAATCCTTTCCCATACACATCAATCTGCGCAGCAGGTGCATCGCCGTTCCATCCGATCCGTTGACCATTTGCAAGTTTGGTACCGGCCAGCTCACCAGTCGATCTGTTATTGAAAATCAGCCGTTCCTGAACCAGTCCGATCAACTCCCAGTCGCCCCCATAAGGGCGAGGAAAAGTTCGCAGAGGAACCTCACCTTTCTTATAGGTGTCAAATTTGTATTCGGCCACCTTATTGCCCTGATCCATGTATAACTTCCCTTGGTTCATAAATAAGCCGCCCCCGCCGTACTCATATGGCGGCTCCCCCGTCATCTTCCAGCTATACTCTCGGCTGCTCTTCTTTACGCCTGTCTTAAGATTATATACATTTACGATCCATTTGCGGTCCGGAAGCGACTGATAATCAGCCAGCAATGGAGAATAATAGTCAACCGAATACACGAGATTGTCTTTGATATGAAGCGCTTCTCCCTGACCAAAATGGTCCCATAACTTCTTGCCCGTCTTTTTGTCATAAGCATTCAGTTGAATGGATGTTAGTGCTCCTTGTACATAGAACGTCCGAAGGATGACTCCATCCGCCTCCTGAAGGTAATCCGTGCCGTTTCCTTCTCCTGACGGCTCATTCATTTTCCATCGCAGCTTTCCTGTTGCCTTATCAAAAGCGAAAGTTGCGCTCCCTTTGATTGCATAGAGCGTATCATTAGTCGGCACCAGCGCTTCCGTTCGCAGGTGCGCATCCATAAAGATGGATGTGTTCGACTGCCATTTCAATTTGCCTGTCTTTGCATTCAGCGCGTATGGCTTCTGACCTGCCGATAGGCCGTAAATAACGCCATTATCATAAACAATATAAGGTTTCAGGTCTTTACCGTAGCTCCACAGCCGCTTGCCTGTGCTCGCATCCATGGCGATGAGTTTGTTTCCCGCGAATGCAAATACCTTCCCCTCTTCAGCAATTGCCTGGTGACCTGAAACATCGTTCTCGCCCATATTCAGATAATTGTCCACCTTTACCGTCCAGGAAGGCTTCAGTTCGGGTACCTCGATTGTTGATGAATAATGCCAGTTGCGTACCGAAACATCGGCCGTTTCTGCATTCACTTGCGAAGGTGGTACTACCAATACGCCCTGGACAGTAAGTATGCCTGCAGCGATGCTTGCAATGAGACGCCGTCGTAATCGAGCTTTGAGGCTTATACTTGATTGTTTCTTCTTGATGTTAAGCATGAATTCCCCTCCCATTTGTTATGGCTTCTTGCTTACGACCAATATAACGCTCAAAGAAGGGATAAAGTTCCAAGTGAATTATAAATAATCTTTAATGATCTAAAACGAGCTTCGCAAGGAGTTTGTCGGAATGAATGCCATGTACTCCACAGCTGCTGCCATCAAAGCTATTTCTCTAACATTCAGTAATACAAGTCCTATTTAAGATGGCTGCGCTATTTTGGACACAAAAAAAGCTTGGGATCCTAAACAGGATCCCAAGCTTTCATGAGGGTGTCTTACATGTTAACGCGTCGCTCATAAACTCTTCTTATAAGCTCTTCAATGATCTCATCAGGTGACCGGTCACCCAACCAAGTTTGACCATACATTTGCAATATTTTAATGAGTGGACCATCTTCCCAAAATCCGACGAATTCATCATTGAGATAAATCTTCTCTACGACATGCTGGTTCATCTCATCGAGGCATTCTTCCAGTACCGATTTCGCAATCGGATCGCTAATCCAATCGCTAATCAGGCTGAATTTATGAAATGATACTTCTTCCTTTCCAAAATCACAATACAATCGCTCCGTAATTCTTATATCGCGGGAAGAGCTGCCAAGCGCAATTTGGAAATAACCGCTCTCCGCTACCCAGCGGTTATATTTGGTATTGTAATAGGCAAAGTCTCTCTCTTCAAGTTCAAAGACGATCTGTTGTTTCTCCCCAGGAGCCAACTCGATTTTAGAAAATGCCTTCAATTCTTTCTCTGGACGCGTCCATGTGCACTCTTCGTCATGCACGTAAAGCTGAACGACCTCTTTCCCTGTTCGATTTCCGATATTCTCCAGCCAGAAAGAGACCGTGATCCCTGTTTCCGTTTGAGCTGCCTTCATATCCTTATAGGCAAATGAAGTGTAGGATAAGCCATGGCCAAACGGAAACTGCGGAGCGAGTTCTTTCCTATCATAGTATCGATAGCCGATGAACAGCCCTTCACGATAATACAGCTTGCCGTTTTCACCGCGGATCCTCATATGTGAAGGATTGTCTGAAAGCTTAACCGGAAACGTCTCGGACAATTTACCGGAGGGACTCACCTGACCAAACAAGATTTCAGCAATCGCTTTGCCCATGCCTTGTCCGGAAAGCCATGAGTGTATGACAGCGGGAACATGCTGAACCCAAGGACGCATCGCCAAGGCTGTTCCACTGCTGGTCACCACAATGCACTTCGGTTGTACGGCTGCAATCGCTTGAATAAGCAGAATCTGCTGTTCAGGCAAATCAATGCCCTTCAAATCACGCATCTCGGATTCTGCGTATTCAGGCTGGCCAACGAATATGACTGCGACATCAGATTTTGCCGCCAATGCGACACTTTCCTTGATCATTTCCTCATGGACGGAGTCATCTTCAGGGTAACCCTCAGCATAACTCAACTCAACGGAAGCTCCAGCCAACGCCTTCATTTCTTCAAATGGAATATCAACGCGTGTAGGCGTTACTTTTGCGCTGCCGGCTCCTTGAATTCTAGGTTTTTTGGCAAAACGACCGATAACCGCAATGGAATGGGTTGACTCCGCATGAATCGGAAGGATGCCATTCTCATTCTTAAGAAGCACAATGCTTTCTGCTGCAGCTTTTCTCGCAAGATTGTGGTACTCCATATCGGATGCCGGAACAGCTTCCTCCATACCCGTTACACGTTCTACGAGTTTTAGAATACGGGCAACGCTTTTATTGAGCTGCTCTTCTGCAAGAGCTCCGCTCTCAACGGCTTTGATAATCGCTTTCGTGTTATAACCGGCAGGTCCCGGCATTTCGAGATCAAGTCCTGCTTTCAGTCCACGAATCCGATCATTCACGGCAGTCCAGTCTGAGATGACAACCCCCTCGTATCCCCATTCTTCTCTCAAGATATCATGCAATAGGTGTTCATTCTCGCTGGTATACGAGCCATTGAGCAAATTATAGGAGCACATGACGGTCCAGGGATCCGATTTCTTAATAATTCGTTCAAAGGCGCTTAAATAAATTTCGCGCAGCGTCCGTTCGTCTACTTCTGAACTCGTCACCATTTTCTCGAATTCCTGGTTGTTGCAAGCAAAGTGTTTAAGTGACGCCCCGACGCCTTTGCTCTGGAGGCCATTGATGAAAGCAGCGCCCAGTTCCCCTGTCAGGCAAGGATCTTCGGAGTAATATTCGAAATTTCTTCCCCCAAGCGGAGTCCGTTTCATGTTGATTCCTGGGCCGAGCAGCAATTCTACGCCCATCTCTTTGGATTCATTGCCAAGTGCTTCCCCGACTTCGTGCAGCAGTTCCGTATTCCACGAAGAACCGATAGCTGCGCCCGTGGGATAACAAGTTGCCGGAACATTCTCTGTCGTAATCCCCATTTCATCGTCACTG
This Paenibacillus sp. JZ16 DNA region includes the following protein-coding sequences:
- a CDS encoding outer membrane protein assembly factor BamB family protein gives rise to the protein MLNIKKKQSSISLKARLRRRLIASIAAGILTVQGVLVVPPSQVNAETADVSVRNWHYSSTIEVPELKPSWTVKVDNYLNMGENDVSGHQAIAEEGKVFAFAGNKLIAMDASTGKRLWSYGKDLKPYIVYDNGVIYGLSAGQKPYALNAKTGKLKWQSNTSIFMDAHLRTEALVPTNDTLYAIKGSATFAFDKATGKLRWKMNEPSGEGNGTDYLQEADGVILRTFYVQGALTSIQLNAYDKKTGKKLWDHFGQGEALHIKDNLVYSVDYYSPLLADYQSLPDRKWIVNVYNLKTGVKKSSREYSWKMTGEPPYEYGGGGLFMNQGKLYMDQGNKVAEYKFDTYKKGEVPLRTFPRPYGGDWELIGLVQERLIFNNRSTGELAGTKLANGQRIGWNGDAPAAQIDVYGKGLYRAQRNGTLLGINLMTSRPVFKVTTGSDLHESTLKTNGMIIIQAEGKLLGVKVPASLK
- a CDS encoding phosphotransferase enzyme family protein — translated: MASSKILLQAAESFEFNIGTLIFLSNSTNEVYRFTKGDQSYILRLSQKSHEYAPKIRAEMDWLYYLVKNGVRASLPIHTCNHESMAVFYDEDKWYIATAFHEAAGRFFDKHNEQLWGPKIFRNWGETMGRMHRLSTSYEPPDILGKRDTWSRRSMNNPHLQRGRFYMLLEKLISMESTIDSLPRGSDSFGLIHHDFHPYNFFINNSEITVFDFDDSIYGWFSLDIAIAATHAVWWGVHAEDRVTKSRFAQQFLHEFLMGYEKEHQLSEYWKRTIPLFMEYRNICSYFWWLSEWNGDESSFTEDQRNAIDYAVKLIERGLPFDGCDIQV
- a CDS encoding class I SAM-dependent methyltransferase, with translation MKQNKYDDQGFFENYNQLPRSIKGLEGAGEWRAFRSMFPDLSDKKVLDLGCGFGWHCRYVREQHARSVVGVDISRNMLERARLMTDDTNIEYVQSAIEDYDYPANEFDVVISSLALHYIRDFEDICKKVYQSLTVGGSFVFSVEHPVFTAVAEQDWYYSPDGKKLHWPLDHYHEEGGRQSRFLDHNVTKYHRNIATQINALVKTGFQFREMSELKPEREQIEDPEWHDALRRPIFLLIAADKQV
- a CDS encoding sialidase family protein, whose translation is MKRNTGFWKKPLSFIVMLALALTAIPLSPVHAASSGMAWASQQIAIYTPPSGGVWYPRLLKLTPSEWLVSFDTNAGGGNTRIVVSRTQDGGYTWSTPVTAVSSTAGNVGNGQMLRLPSGEIWLAYRQVVQNGSTYEIQLNVRRSLDGGHTWSDLPGGLIGSSTASSFKGLWEPHLDMINGTIAVLYADDSPAAVGTTGLQNLYMKTWNGSGWGSRITVSDGVAAGSRDGMPVITQMNDGRYITVFESSDVAGHPFVIKYKISPDGFNWSVPRQTMYVPSGNGKKAGAPFVVKLADGRLMAAFQTDESSANTGDPYSSMFTMISSDNGASWQYKTNVFPVSDTKSSNWNALMAVDSTRVAAVTSATYPSNGIYLRFGHTVTPPQTNLVNNPGFETANVAGWTTYGDDYPNRILIHGANDGVGLPAAEGSYFVGLAGTSGPSTAYVGQTISGLDNGTYTMRARMRSSGGQNSCVMEVKEYGGSMLQTGCPVTTAWTPVTISNIQVTSGKATIGFYVSNSSSSQWADIDQVEFFRN
- a CDS encoding H-type small acid-soluble spore protein gives rise to the protein MNKQRAIEISKSAIMKNVTYQDTPIFIQHVNEDETARVYPIGNSEQEMTVPLSSLTEHP
- a CDS encoding RNA polymerase sigma factor; this translates as MQMQRSAELNISDIRMLMESYSEDVWNYAYVITRNTYTADDVAQDVFIKVYQKVAFFRGEASVKTWLLKITRNTALSYLRRAFLRRVVLIGDHSPGDGLNETTSSPSAESEYLKQEEADELWQEVLKLPGKFRDPLVLSVHHQLSIEEISGITGLLPGTVKSRIYRAKKKVAARFGRSERR
- a CDS encoding beta-glucosidase family protein; the protein is MKASINELIKEMSLTEKASLCAGLNMWMTKGIERLNIPPVHMYDGTNGIRKTNSDDEMGITTENVPATCYPTGAAIGSSWNTELLHEVGEALGNESKEMGVELLLGPGINMKRTPLGGRNFEYYSEDPCLTGELGAAFINGLQSKGVGASLKHFACNNQEFEKMVTSSEVDERTLREIYLSAFERIIKKSDPWTVMCSYNLLNGSYTSENEHLLHDILREEWGYEGVVISDWTAVNDRIRGLKAGLDLEMPGPAGYNTKAIIKAVESGALAEEQLNKSVARILKLVERVTGMEEAVPASDMEYHNLARKAAAESIVLLKNENGILPIHAESTHSIAVIGRFAKKPRIQGAGSAKVTPTRVDIPFEEMKALAGASVELSYAEGYPEDDSVHEEMIKESVALAAKSDVAVIFVGQPEYAESEMRDLKGIDLPEQQILLIQAIAAVQPKCIVVTSSGTALAMRPWVQHVPAVIHSWLSGQGMGKAIAEILFGQVSPSGKLSETFPVKLSDNPSHMRIRGENGKLYYREGLFIGYRYYDRKELAPQFPFGHGLSYTSFAYKDMKAAQTETGITVSFWLENIGNRTGKEVVQLYVHDEECTWTRPEKELKAFSKIELAPGEKQQIVFELEERDFAYYNTKYNRWVAESGYFQIALGSSSRDIRITERLYCDFGKEEVSFHKFSLISDWISDPIAKSVLEECLDEMNQHVVEKIYLNDEFVGFWEDGPLIKILQMYGQTWLGDRSPDEIIEELIRRVYERRVNM